AATTTTGAAGAAAGATGTAACTTACATGCGATACTACTTTTAGTATATTTCTTAACTATTGGTTCATTAAAATTTTTATAGCATGGCTAAAAATAGTTTACACGTTTCTAGTGCAAAGTATATTGATAATTACGTTTTAGAGATTGAATTTAGTGATGGAACTACACAAGTTGTAAATTTTGAACAATTTCTTAAAATTTCCTCACATCACAATACCCGATATTACTTGAATAAGGATGTTTTTCAAGAATTTATGGTAGAAGATGGTCAGCTTCATTGGGGTAATCATGACTTGGAGTTTGATGTAGAAAAACTACATCGCAATGAATTATTACCTCCTTCATTACCTTTCAAATCGGTAAAAAAGGCGAGTAAAATTTTAAGAGCAGTTAACCACAAGGTTCGCCGTCGAATTATCGAATTGCTGGAAGAAAACACTAGAATGACCGTTACCGAGATTTTTATCAAGTTGCGTATAGAGCAATCTGCTGCTTCTCAGCATCTTGCTATATTGAGGAATGAAGATATTGTTTTTACAAAGCGAGATGGTAAATACATTCATTATTCGTTGAATTATGAGCGTATTGATGAAGTGATGCGTTTTGTTAAAAGCTTGACAGGGAAACGATAATGTTGTATTTAACTCCTCAAATTTAGTTTTTTTTATTTATTGAAAATCATGTTAGAACAGGCAAGACAACTCATTGAAGAAGCATGGAATGACCGAACATTGTTGCAGCAACCTGCAACAAAATTGGCTATAGAAACAGTTATTGAAGCGTTGGACAAGGGAAAAATTAGAGTCGCTTTTCCTTCAGATGATGGAGATTGGATGGTAAATGAATGGGTAAAAAAAGCAGTTATTCTTTATTTTCCTATTTGTCAGATGGAAACCATTGAAATAGGGCCATTTGAATTTCATGATAAAATCCCTTTAAAGAAAAATTTTAAAAGCCTAAATGTGCGGGTAGTACCGCACGCCCTTGCCCGTTTTGGAGCTTATTTATCTCCTGGAGTTATTATGATGCCTTCTTATGTCAATATTGGGGCATATGTTGGTAGTGGTACGATGGTTGATACATGGGCAACAGTCGGTTCTTGCGCTCAAATAGGTGAAAACGTGCATCTTAGTGGAGGTGTTGGAATTGGTGGTGTGTTGGAACCTGTTCAGGCAAGTCCAGTCATTATTGAAGACAACTGCTTTATTGGTTCTCGTTGTATAGTGGTAGAAGGTGTACGGATAGAAACAGAAGCTGTATTAGGTGCTAATGTGGTCATCACACAATCTACAAAAATCATCGATGTGAGTGGCGAAGAGCCTATCTATTACCAAGGAAGGGTGCCTGCAAGATCGGTAGTTATTCCTGGCAGTTATACAAAAAAATTCCCTGCTGGCGAATACCAAGTTTCCTGTGCTTTGATTATTGGAAAGCGCAAAGAATCAACCGATAAAAAGGTATCTTTGAATCATGCACTACGTGATTATGATGTGGCTGTTTAGAAAAATAAAGCAGTCAATAACGAGTCAGAATGAATATGATTTTAAATAGAAAGCCCGTTGGTCCTCATCACTAACGGGCTTTTTTTAATTTTTGCAAATGGTAAAACGCCCTATATTCATAGCTATTTTGTGTTTTTTTACTGCAATATCAGGACAAGCTCAGCCGAGTCAAGCATTGAAGGGTTTGGTTAAGCAGATTGTAGATGCTTATTCGGAAGAAGAAAACATGCAGCAACTGCAAGTAGGTATTGTAGAAGGTGGTTATACTTATTACTATCAATTTGAAGGTGCAGATAAAATAGAAAAGACAAAAACTGACAGCACGCTACTTTTTGGTATTGGCTCTGTTACCAAAACCTTCACAGCGGCAC
The Chitinophagales bacterium genome window above contains:
- a CDS encoding metalloregulator ArsR/SmtB family transcription factor; protein product: MAKNSLHVSSAKYIDNYVLEIEFSDGTTQVVNFEQFLKISSHHNTRYYLNKDVFQEFMVEDGQLHWGNHDLEFDVEKLHRNELLPPSLPFKSVKKASKILRAVNHKVRRRIIELLEENTRMTVTEIFIKLRIEQSAASQHLAILRNEDIVFTKRDGKYIHYSLNYERIDEVMRFVKSLTGKR
- a CDS encoding 2,3,4,5-tetrahydropyridine-2,6-dicarboxylate N-succinyltransferase; this translates as MLEQARQLIEEAWNDRTLLQQPATKLAIETVIEALDKGKIRVAFPSDDGDWMVNEWVKKAVILYFPICQMETIEIGPFEFHDKIPLKKNFKSLNVRVVPHALARFGAYLSPGVIMMPSYVNIGAYVGSGTMVDTWATVGSCAQIGENVHLSGGVGIGGVLEPVQASPVIIEDNCFIGSRCIVVEGVRIETEAVLGANVVITQSTKIIDVSGEEPIYYQGRVPARSVVIPGSYTKKFPAGEYQVSCALIIGKRKESTDKKVSLNHALRDYDVAV